One stretch of Brettanomyces nanus chromosome 4, complete sequence DNA includes these proteins:
- a CDS encoding uncharacterized protein (EggNog:ENOG41), whose amino-acid sequence MVLHNDKWKYKARRDYMRKHGLKTLGKDRDKKKKALEEAQNEVTSNETSDHGLNSGKKNENQEKSKEEDSGESSDAEDDEVIDEEGEFRHRKKLESNSWRFEGDLKDSEEVEKDPELIEQERMRLQEEQKYFEQQKVVVREHLKNSQNQGGVGVDAYVINKMKKKKKIDKDESESGLNAEELLKWEVRGEEDLISEGEEEKGGDTKFLDISEGLIPSKSKVRELTRKEKEKFYRLQEEIKHKKMVNAAKGQTNKPRHDRLTMELNLASDADKYRHAVNKKLQETMREKDTQNERGDFDENLIELLGDMRIEEDKQGKSPVKYQNNGNFDLDQLIRASKNGQKRGDEKKSDIKPNSTEISKEEEDFLDSVLGYD is encoded by the coding sequence ATGGTTTTACACAATGATAAATGGAAATATAAGGCCCGAAGGGACTATATGCGCAAACATGGACTCAAAACTTTGGGGAAGGATCgagacaagaagaaaaaggctCTTGAAGAGGCCCAAAACGAAGTGACGTCTAATGAAACGAGTGACCATGGCTTAAATTCAGGTAAAAAGAACGAAAACCAAGAAAAATCTAAGGAGGAAGACTCTGGGGAAAGTTCAGATGCAGAAGACGATGAAGTTATAGACGAGGAAGGGGAATTTAGACATAGAAAAAAGCTGGAATCGAATTCTTGGAGGTTTGAAGGTGATTTAAAGGACAGTGAAGAGGTAGAAAAGGATCCGGAATTGATTGAACAAGAGAGAATGAGACTGCAAGAGGAGCAGAAATACTTTGAACAGCAGAAAGTCGTCGTAAGAGAGCATTTAAAGAACAGTCAAAATCAGGGCGGTGTAGGTGTTGATGCTTACGTAATCAataagatgaagaagaagaagaagatagataAGGATGAAAGTGAGAGTGGATTAAATGCTGAGGAGTTACTCAAATGGGAGGTGAGAGGAGAGGAGGATCTTATCAGTGAAGgagaggaggagaaaggAGGAGATACGAAATTCTTGGACATTAGTGAAGGGTTAATACCTAGTAAAAGCAAAGTTAGAGAGTTAaccagaaaagaaaaggagaaattCTACAGATTACAGGAGGAAATAAAACATAAGAAGATGGTTAATGCTGCTAAAGGCCAAACGAATAAACCGAGACATGACCGTTTGACTATGGAGTTGAATTTAGCTAGTGATGCCGACAAATATCGACATGCGGTGAACAAAAAATTACAGGAAACGATGCGAGAGAAGGATACTCAAAACGAAAGGGGagattttgatgagaacTTGATTGAATTACTTGGAGATATGAGAATCGAGGAGGATAAGCAGGGAAAGAGTCCGGTAAAATACCAGAATAATGGAAATTTTGATCTGGATCAACTTATACGGGCTTCTAAGAACGGGCAGAAGAGAggagatgagaagaagagtgatATTAAGCCGAACAGTACTGAAATATctaaggaagaagaggacttCCTTGATTCCGTATTGGGTTACGATTAA
- the IMA3_3 gene encoding oligo-1,6-glucosidase ima3 (CAZy:GH13) encodes MTTSNINKHPETKPKWWKEATIYQIYPASFKDSNNDGWGDLNGIRSKLNYVKDLGADTLWISPFFDSPQKDMGYDICDYEKVWPTYGTNEDIFNLIKEAHSLEIKVLVDLVINHCSDQHKWFKESRSNKTNSKRDWFYWRKPKGVCPKTGKPLAPNNWRSFFGGSAWKYDNKTEEFYLHLFAVGQPDLNWENVECRAAIFDNAVGFWLRNGVDGFRIDTAFLYSKIPGLPDAPLTNPLDDFQLPGDLVSNGPRIHEYHKLMRHYMLSQIDDGRVIMTVGEVGSAGDDARLKYTSERSQELSEIFTFRHTDIGTSEKFRYSLVPFTLKEWKLAVADSFLWMNGTDSWPTTYFENHDQPRSVSRFGDDSTPKSRVASAKLLASLLISLTGTLYVYQGQELGSVNFKNWPIEDYEDVEAQTNYRVLVEKFGKDSKEVKKFEEALALISRDNARTPFPWNSKGQTGGFSDSAKPWFKMNDSFRDGINVEDEAKDPKSVLNFWKNAIKVRKENKDILVYGYNFEFYELDHPKLFSFTKEYAKQTLFAVFNFSGDNVQFKFPDSNEYQLFFGTHDGADGASGNLKPWEGRLYFVE; translated from the coding sequence ATGACTACTAGTAACATTAACAAGCACCCAGAAACTAAGCCTAAGTGGTGGAAAGAAGCCACCATTTACCAAATTTACCCTGcttccttcaaagattcaAACAACGATGGTTGGGGAGATCTCAACGGTATCAGATCCAAACTTAATTACGTGAAAGATCTTGGTGCCGATACCCTTTGGATTTCACCATTCTTTGACTCTCCCCAAAAAGACATGGGCTATGATATATGCGACTATGAAAAAGTTTGGCCAACTTATGGTACAAATGAAGATATATTCAATCTAATCAAGGAGGCCCATAGCCTTGAGATTAAGGTCTTGGTGGACTTAGTTATCAATCACTGTTCGGACCAACACAAATGGttcaaagaaagcagaTCAAACAAGACCAActcaaaaagagattggtTCTATTGGAGAAAACCAAAAGGAGTTTGTCCGAAGACAGGTAAACCTTTGGCCCCTAATAACTGGAGATCGTTCTTTGGTGGTTCTGCGTGGAAGTACGACAACAAGACAGAAGAGTTTTACCTACATTTATTTGCTGTCGGCCAACCTGATCTTAACTGGGAGAATGTGGAGTGCAGAGCTGCCATTTTTGATAACGCAGTGGGATTCTGGTTGAGAAACGGTGTCGATGGATTCAGAATTGATACTGCCTTCCTATACTCTAAGATTCCGGGCCTCCCGGATGCTCCACTTACAAACCCTCTGGATGACTTCCAGCTGCCTGGCGACCTTGTGTCTAATGGCCCTAGAATTCATGAGTACCACAAGTTGATGAGACACTATATGCTTTCtcaaattgatgatggCAGAGTTATCATGACTGTTGGTGAGGTCGGAAGTGCCGGTGACGATGCTAGACTAAAATATACTAGCGAGAGATCACAGGAGTTATCAGAAATCTTTACATTCAGGCATACTGATATTGGTACATCAGAAAAGTTCAGATACAGCTTGGTTCCGTTTACTTTGAAGGAATGGAAGCTTGCTGTTGCAGACTcctttctttggatgaatGGTACGGACTCTTGGCCTACTACTTACTTTGAAAATCACGATCAACCAAGGTCCGTTTCGAGATTTGGAGATGATTCGACACCTAAATCCCGGGTTGCCTCTGCCAAGCTTTTGGCCTCCTTGCTTATTTCTTTGACCGGTACATTGTATGTCTATCAAGGTCAGGAACTAGGATCTGTGAATTTCAAGAACTGGCCAATTGAAGACTAcgaagatgttgaagccCAAACAAATTATCGGGTACTTGTAGAGAAGTTTGGCAAGGACTCTAAAGAGGTCAAGAAGTTCGAAGAGGCATTGGCATTGATATCCAGAGATAATGCCAGAACTCCGTTTCCTTGGAATTCCAAGGGACAAACTGGCGGATTTAGTGACTCTGCAAAGCCGTGGTTCAAGATGAATGATTCATTTAGAGATGGTATaaatgttgaagatgaggccAAAGATCCAAAATCTGTCCTTAACTTCTGGAAAAATGCCATTAAAGTCAGAAAGGAGAACAAAGATATCCTTGTTTATGGCTACAACTTTGAGTTTTATGAGCTTGATCATCCTAAGCTTTTTAGTTTTACCAAGGAGTATGCTAAGCAAACGTTGTTTGCagtcttcaacttttctgGAGACAATGTACAGTTCAAGTTTCCTGATTCAAACGAATATCAGCTTTTCTTTGGCACTCATGATGGTGCTGATGGTGCTAGCGGTAATTTGAAGCCATGGGAGGGACGTTTATACTTCGTTGAGTAA
- the DBP5 gene encoding RNA helicase required for poly(A+) mRNA export (BUSCO:EOG093429K3), with protein MSSTNTTKEDATTLLSKLSLAEKKGKEEQGANNFTTEVVKETLQAPVVPVVPAAPAVPAVSAVPSIVKTKVASDPVEPAPEVTKKTDKEENENKTNLIDSSYEVKVNLADIQADSNSPLFSVKSFEELGLSEELLKGLYAMKFSKPSKIQEKALPLLVANPPRNLIGQSQSGTGKTAAFALAMLTRVDINDPSIQAVCLSPARELARQTLDVIQEMGKYTPVKFQLVVPGVLERNQTVNSQIIVGTPGLMLDLVRRRRIDLSKTKIFVLDEADNMLDQQGLADQCVRFKKMLPKNVQLALFSATFAEEVKRYAKKFVPNANTLELKHEELNVKAIKQLYMDCNSEDHKFECLCELYGLLTIASSIIFVQRKKTADKLYFKMKQEGHAVSVLHGDLDTKERDRLIDDFREGRSKVLITTNVLARGIDIPSVSMVVNYDMPFDKNGKPDPATYLHRIGRTGRFGRTGVSISFIHDKESYECLKYISQYFGDIELTRVPTDDWDEVEKIVKKVIK; from the coding sequence GTACCAATACTACCAAAGAGGACGCTACCACTTTACTCTCCAAGCTCTCATTGGctgagaagaagggaaaAGAGGAGCAGGGTGCCAACAATTTCACCACCGAAGTTGTCAAGGAGACTCTTCAGGCTCCTGTGGTTCCTGTGGTTCCAGCGGCTCCAGCGGTTCCAGCGGTTTCTGCCGTTCCTTCGATTGTGAAAACAAAAGTCGCTTCAGATCCAGTTGAGCCTGCACCAGAGGTCACCAAGAAAACAGAcaaagaggaaaatgaaaacAAAACCAACTTGATAGATTCATCATATGAGGTCAAGGTCAATTTGGCAGATATACAGGCAGATTCTAATTCGCCGCTTTTTTCTGTAAAATCCTTTGAGGAATTGGGTCTCTCAGAGGAGTTGTTGAAGGGTCTTTACGCTATGAAGTTCTCCAAACCATCcaagattcaagaaaaggcACTACCCTTACTAGTTGCAAACCCACCGAGAAACCTTATAGGCCAGTCTCAATCAGGTACAGGTAAAACGGCAGCATTTGCCTTGGCTATGCTCACACGCGTGGACATCAATGACCCTTCTATACAGGCTGTTTGTCTTTCACCTGCTCGTGAATTGGCACGTCAAACGCTGGATGTCATCCAGGAAATGGGTAAGTACACCCCTGTAAAGTTCCAGTTAGTTGTTCCAGGAGTTTTAgagagaaatcaaactgTCAATTCTCAGATCATCGTGGGTACTCCTGGTTTAATGCTTGATTTGGTCAGAAGACGCCGTATTGACCTCTCCAAAACCAAGATATTTGTATTGGATGAGGCTGATAATATGTTGGATCAACAGGGATTGGCTGATCAATGCGTTAGATTTAAGAAAATGCTTCCCAAGAACGTTCAACTTGCCTTGTTTTCCGCTACTTTTGCTGAGGAGGTTAAAAGATATGCTAAAAAGTTTGTTCCAAACGCCAATACTTTGGAGTTAAAACATGAGGAGTTGAATGTGAAAGCCATCAAACAATTATACATGGATTGCAATTCAGAGGATCACAAATTTGAGTGTCTCTGTGAGTTGTACGGCTTGTTAACGATTGCCTCGTCCATTATCTTTGttcagagaaagaagacgGCAGATAAATTATACTTCAAAATGAAACAAGAGGGTCATGCAGTATCTGTGTTGCACGGAGACTTGGACACTAAGGAAAGGGATAGACTCATTGATGACTTTAGAGAAGGAAGGTCGAAGGTTCTTATTACAACAAATGTGTTGGCAAGAGGTATCGATATTCCTTCTGTTTCTATGGTAGTCAACTACGATATGCCTTTTGATAAGAATGGTAAACCTGACCCTGCCACCTACCTTCACAGAATCGGAAGAACTGGTAGATTTGGTAGAACAGGAGTTTCCATTTCGTTTATACACGATAAAGAATCCTATGAATGCTTGAAATATATTTCCCAGTATTTTGGTGATATAGAGTTGACTAGAGTTCCGACAGACGACTGGGACGAGGTTGAGAAGATTGTGAAGAAGGTAATTAAATGA
- a CDS encoding uncharacterized protein (MEROPS:MER0002728) produces MTSETSPLIGIPTYKRKRPLFIAALVVAGLLLVLQIKFSDTHKYPPPPKIPAHIPFIGGPTWQVNNNDTVVATHGAVASDLERCSDLGVSILQKGGSAADAAVTTCLCIGALDTMFSSGIGGGAFITSKLAGTDTDAISIDAREMAPAAASRDMFQGREIASKYGGLAVAIPGELRGLYTLYKEHGSGNLTWPELITPVADIVRHGWKVSKHLALAFEIQEPAIRFYRKDWQFAFNSNGKLKQAGDWISRPALADTLDAVARNGSDAIFYDPNGRIAQSLAAKTRETSGILTAEDFSFYRAVVEPAVAFKGFSSRNLTVYTANGSSSGVALLAGLALADGFDEVNGTDFEAVPTQRLVESMKWLASVRTHLGDVGVFNTNATARQEHCERYSQFLTTQWIGRTREKIRDDRTLPSWKDYEPAYQANDPHGTSSLSVVDSWNNAVTITTTVNLLFGSVVHDPVTGIILNNEMDDFSIPTTQNAFDLRPSVYNYIEPLKRPLSSSAQTIVYDPATGRVDLVIGAAGGSRIPTAILQALIRIYHYDMNITDTIAFPRLHHQLIPEVLYVEDPLNTEMVKQMQLRGHTVEDVTHMTAMNGIRIKHGKLYAQSDYWRKLGIAAGY; encoded by the coding sequence ATGACATCTGAAACCTCTCCTTTAATAGGGATTCCTACCTATAAGCGGAAACGTCCTTTGTTTATTGCTGCACTGGTGGTTGCAGGTCTTCTCCTTGTATTACAAATCAAGTTTTCCGACACTCACAAATACCCGCCACCACCAAAAATTCCCGCTCACATTCCATTTATTGGCGGACCAACATGGCAGGTAAACAATAATGATACGGTAGTAGCCACACACGGGGCGGTTGCTTCTGATCTAGAACGATGCTCAGACCTTGGTGTTAGCATCCTTCAAAAGGGAGGGTCTGCAGCAGATGCCGCCGTCACCACATGCCTCTGTATCGGTGCATTAGATACTATGTTCTCTTCGGGAATTGGCGGCGGTGCATTCATTACCTCAAAGTTAGCGGGTACCGACACAGATGCCATCTCCATAGATGCCCGTGAGATGGCCCCCGCCGCGGCCTCCCGCGACATGTTTCAGGGTCGCGAGATAGCTTCCAAGTACGGAGGCCTCGCAGTGGCCATCCCCGGAGAGTTACGCGGTCTCTACACTTTATATAAGGAGCACGGCTCGGGCAATTTGACATGGCCTGAATTGATCACCCCAGTGGCCGACATTGTGCGTCACGGATGGAAAGTGTCCAAGCATCTCGCCCTGGCGTTTGAGATACAGGAGCCTGCCATTCGATTCTACAGAAAGGACTGGCAGTTTGCATTCAACAGCAACGGGAAATTGAAACAGGCCGGCGATTGGATTTCGCGGCCCGCTCTCGCGGACACCTTAGATGCCGTCGCCCGCAACGGATCGGACGCCATTTTCTACGATCCGAACGGCCGCATCGCTCAGTCTCTCGCGGCGAAGACCCGCGAAACAAGCGGAATTCTCACCGCAGAAGACTTCTCATTTTATAGGGCAGTTGTCGAGCCCGCGGTGGCTTTTAAGGGGTTTTCGTCGCGAAACTTGACAGTTTACACGGCCAACGGGTCTTCGTCCGGTGTGGCATTACTAGCTGGATTGGCGCTTGCAGACGGATTCGATGAAGTTAATGGCACAGATTTCGAAGCAGTTCCCACGCAAAGACTGGTGGAATCAATGAAATGGCTTGCCAGTGTGCGGACACATTTAGGAGACGTTGGCGTGTTCAACACCAATGCGACGGCCCGGCAGGAGCACTGCGAACGGTATTCGCAGTTTCTCACCACGCAATGGATTGGCCGCACGCGGGAAAAAATCCGCGATGACCGCACTCTTCCCTCGTGGAAAGACTATGAGCCGGCGTACCAGGCAAATGATCCTCACGGCACCTCGAGCCTCAGCGTGGTAGACTCATGGAACAACGCGGTCACCATCACAACCACCGTGAACTTGCTCTTCGGCTCGGTGGTCCATGACCCTGTTACAGGAATAATCTTGAATAACGAGATGGACGACTTCTCGATTCCAACGACACAGAACGCGTTTGATTTGAGACCCTCTGTTTACAATTATATAGAGCCATTAAAAAGGCCTCTCTCGTCGTCCGCACAAACCATCGTTTATGATCCTGCGACGGGCCGTGTGGACCTTGTGATTGGCGCGGCGGGAGGATCGCGTATTCCCACGGCGATTTTGCAAGCACTTATTCGCATTTACCACTATGACATGAATATTACCGACACCATTGCTTTCCCGCGGTTACACCACCAGCTAATCCCCGAGGTATTGTATGTAGAGGATCCTTTGAATACGGAGATGGTGAAGCAGATGCAGCTTAGAGGACACACTGTTGAAGATGTTACACATATGACTGCTATGAACGGGATTCGGATTAAGCACGGGAAGCTGTATGCTCAGAGTGACTACTGGCGGAAATTAGGAATTGCCGCAGGGTATTGA
- a CDS encoding uncharacterized protein (MEROPS:MER0011785) produces MATTKTAKPDLTKLPGYSGTLKELPVKDSLYTVPGSFKFYFKGNSAEYYEKQLLSNLPFYPEPNENRRAEVVNTPVDDKGNYIHEFYIENTASYDQNGEDPPEIVLIHGYGAALGFFFTNFEGLTSIPGTKLHAIDMLGFGLSSRPNFPRIKADSVDNVKKANGFFIDSLEKWRISRGINAPFVLMAHSLGGYLACAYYLKYGKGKVSKMVMISPVGVERSDLSLLNDSNGTPEQDKSVDEQYRIAREQGVDVKREISGTMMPKEEEQENETTSKAIDDRLSIASDASEDEISSLMTQVRGRVQPGKLLTGMWEKNFSPLQLVRIMGPFAAKLTSIWVGSRFSKVENETQIRQVTDYSTKIFLTKGSGEYGLTRILAPGALARIPLLDVIPKNIDIDTLWLYGQYDWMSKKDGYKICNEINSYTRDKKHGHAKFRIISNAGHHLYVDNRKDFEYQVMKFVRGGETRQHSSMGGSTNFEGSSEPSTIIEPGEFE; encoded by the coding sequence ATGGCTACTACTAAAACGGCAAAACCAGATCTCACAAAGCTTCCCGGCTACTCGGGAACATTAAAAGAGCTCCCAGTGAAAGACAGCTTATATACGGTTCCCGGATCGTTCAAATTCTATTTCAAGGGTAACTCGGCTGAGTACTATGAAAAGCAATTACTATCGAATCTTCCGTTTTATCCAGAACCAAACGAGAATCGTCGTGCCGAAGTGGTTAACACTCCGGTTGACGATAAAGGTAATTACATTCACGAGTTCTATATAGAGAACACAGCCTCGTACGACCAAAACGGTGAGGATCCACCTGAAATTGTTCTCATACATGGATATGGAGCTGCacttggtttctttttcactAACTTTGAAGGCCTTACTTCTATTCCGGGTACTAAGCTTCATGCCATCGATATGTTGGGCTTTGGGTTATCCAGTAGACCCAACTTTCCTAGAATCAAAGCAGATTCTGTGGACAATGTGAAGAAGGCCAATGGCTTTTTCATTGATTCGCTAGAAAAATGGAGGATTTCAAGAGGAATCAATGCCCCATTTGTTCTTATGGCTCATTCGTTAGGCGGGTACTTGGCTTGTGCTTACTATTTGAAGTATGGCAAAGGAAAAGTATCgaaaatggtgatgatttCTCCTGTGGGTGTTGAAAGAAGCGATTTGTCACTTTTGAATGATTCCAACGGGACCCCAGAACAGGACAAAAGTGTTGACGAGCAGTATAGAATTGCCAGAGAGCAAGGAGTGGACGTTAAAAGAGAAATTAGCGGCACGATGATGCCTAAAGAAGAGGAGCAAGAGAATGAAACCACAAGCAAGGCTATAGATGATCGTCTCTCTATTGCTTCAGATGCCTCGGAGGACGAAATAAGCAGCCTGATGACTCAGGTCCGTGGTAGAGTACAACCAGGAAAGCTTCTTACCGGTATGTGGGAGAAGAACTTTTCACCTTTGCAACTTGTGAGAATAATGGGACCGTTTGCCGCTAAGCTCACATCCATCTGGGTCGGAAGTCGTTTCTCCAAGGTGGAAAATGAAACTCAGATCCGTCAGGTTACAGATTATAGTACCAAGATTTTCCTCACCAAAGGATCTGGTGAATATGGACTCACACGCATCCTTGCACCTGGCGCTCTTGCTCGAATTCCGCTTTTGGACGTAATTCCGAAGAACATCGATATAGATACATTGTGGTTGTACGGACAGTACGACTGGATGTCTAAGAAGGATGGATACAAGATTTGCAACGAAATCAACAGTTACACGAGAGACAAGAAGCATGGCCATGCCAAATTCCGGATTATCAGTAACGCTGGCCATCACTTATACGTGGATAACagaaaggattttgaaTACCAGGTGATGAAATTTGTCAGAGGGGGAGAAACAAGGCAGCACAGTAGTATGGGTGGATCTACAAACTTCGAGGGCTCCAGTGAACCCAGTACTATTATCGAACCTGGTGAGTTTGAATGA